The Gemmatimonadaceae bacterium DNA segment GCACCAGCTCGTCGGTGGTGCAACCAATGAACGCCGCCGCCTTGGCGCGTACGCCCTCCATGGCCTGCTCGTGGGCTCCGTATCCGAAGGCGGCCGGATCGGTCTCGAGTTCGCGCCACGCCGCGATCACTTTCTCGATGACCGGACGCGGTGTGGGGCCCAGCGAACCGGTTTGCAGGTAGGTGATCCCCGGCGCGAACGAAAAGTCGCCGCCGGCGGCCAGGCCCAGCGCGGGCTGCGGAGCGCGATCGGCAGGAGAGCTGAGCGCGCGCAGCGCGCGCGGTGTCAGTCCGCCCAGCGACACCGCGCCCAGCGATGCGAGAAACGCCCGCCGAGACGCGGTGTCGTCAGTCACGGCTACTGGGGTTGTGCGACCGTGCGCAGATACGGCTTGATGGTCTTGAAACCCTGCGGATACTTCTTCGCGGCCTCTTCATTGGAGACGGCGTTGGAAATGATGACGTCCTGCCCCTGCTGCCAATTGGCCGGTGTCGACACCGCATGCGTGGCCGTCAACTGCACAGAGTCCAGCAGGCGCAGCACTTCGGCAAAATTGCGCCCTGAGCTCATGGGGTACATCAGGATGGCCTTCACCTTCTTGTCCGGGCCGATAATGAATACCGACCGCACGGTTTCATTGTCCTTGGGCGTGCGCTGGCCCGGCACGGCCTCCTCGGGGAGCATGTCGTACAGTTTGGCGACGTGCAGGTCGGCGTCGCCGATCATCGGGAACGTGACCTTGTGGCCCTGGGTCTCTTCGATGTCCTTGGCCCACCCGGCATGCTCGCTCACCGGGTCGGCGCTCAGGCCGATCACCTTGGTGTGGCGCTTGTCGAACTCGGGCTTGAGGCCGGCCATCGAACCCAGCTCGGTGGTGCACACCGGCGTGTAGTTCTTCGGGTGTGAGAAGAGGATGGCAAAATGGTCGCCAATCCACTCGTGAAAGTGGATGGGGCCTTCGGTGGTGTCGGCGGTGAAGTCGGGGGCTGCACTGGCCGCGCTCGGATGCGTCGGCCGCGCATTGCCGGCGCAGGTCCTTCCCGAGCGCGTAGTTGACTCGATTGTCACTCGCGCGCTGAAGGCGTTTCCCACGCCCGGCGTTGCGGTCGTGGTTGTTCAGGACGGCAAGGTGGTGGTGGCCAAGGGCTACGGCGTCAAGACGCTGGGGGACACGGCGCGCGTGACGCCCACCACCCGGTTCGGTATCGCGTCAAATACCAAAGTGTTTACGGCCACAGCCCTCGGTCTCCTGGTGGAGGAGGGGAAGCTCGAGTGGGATGCACCCGTCATTCGGTATCTGCCGCAGTTCGCGATGTACGATCCCTTCGTGACGCGCGAGCTCACGGTGCGCGACTTGCTGGTGCATCGCAGTGGCCTGGGGCTGGGCGCCGGCGACCTGCTGTGGTGGCCAGCATCCACCTACAGCCGCAAGGACATCATGTATCGGCTGCGCTTCATCAAGCCGGCCACGTCATTTCGTTCGGCGTACGCCTACGACAACGTGCTGTACCTGGTGGCGGGCGAGATTATCGAATCGGTGAGCGGAATGTCGTGGGAGCGCTTTGTTGAAGAGCGCATTCTCAGGAAGGTCGGCATGACCCATACCACGTCGCGGCACGGTGACGCGGCCGCTCCGGGTGATGTGGCGACCACGCATGCACCGGTGAACGGCGCGCTGCGGGTGATCGCGCCGATGACCAGCGACAACACCAATCCGGCCGGTGGCATCAACAGCGGTGCCATCGACATGGCGAAATGGGTGCTCACGCAGTTGGACTCGGGGAAAGTAGCCGATGGCACGCGACTGTTTCGTGCGTCGACCGCACGCCAACTGTGGGCCCCGGTCACCCCAACGCCCATCGGGACACCGCCACCGGAGCTGGCCCCGCTGCAGCGCGACTTCGGGTTCTATGCGCTCGGACTCAATGTGATCGACTTCCGCGGACGGAAGACATTGCATCATACCGGTGGGCTCCCTGGTTATCTGAGTTCAGTCGCCATGGTGCCGTCGGCGCGGGCGGCGGTGGTGGTCCTCACGAACGACGAATCCAGCACGTTTCTGGCGCTCACCTGGGCGTTGCTGGACCGTGCGCTCAACGCCCCGTCATTCGATTGGATTGGCGGGTACGCGGCGCTGACCGCGCGACAAGACCGCGCATTGGTTGATGCCGCCAAGGGCGCGCAGGCATCCCCCGACTCGGTCTCGCGTCCGTCGTTGGCCCTGGAGAAGTACGCGGGCACCTACGAAGACGCATGGTACGGCGACGTTACGGTGACGCACGAGCAGGGCACGCTGGTGATGCGCTTTTCGCACACGCCGCAACTGGTGGGGGACATGGTGCCGTGGCAACACGACACGTTTCTCGTGCGCTGGCGCGATCGGGAATTGCGGGCCGACGCCTACGCGACGTTTGCGCTGCTGCCAGATGGACGCATTGATCAGGTGAAGCTGCTCCCCGCGTCGCCCGATGTGGACTTCTCATTCGATTTCGCCGATCTGTTGCTCCAACCCAAACGAGCGGCGAGGCCGTAGCACCATGGCCATGTCGGTGGCGAAACGGTCCGCAGGCAGCCTCATGAAAACCATGCAGCTGCAGGCCACCGTTCTGGGCAGCTCACTCGGCGCGGCGTGGCTCACCCTGGCTCTCAATGTGCTCAGCGGTGGCGCACTGTTGCCGTACGGCATTGTCCCACGCTCAGTCACGGGGCTGCGCGGCATTCTGTTCGCCCCGTTCCTGCACGCGAATCTGGCGCATCTGACGGCCAACACCGGGTCGTTCGTGGTGCTGGGTTGGTTGGTGATGCTACGCGACAAGCGACACTTCGGACGCGTGACGCTGGCGGCTGCACTGACCTCGGGAATCACGTCATGGCTGCTGGGAGCGCCGGGATCGGTACACATCGGCGCCAGCGGCGTGATTTTCGGCTACCTGGGTTTTCTGATGGTGAGCGGGTGGTACGCGCGCACATTCGCCAGCATAGGGCTCAGCATTGGCGTGACCGCTGTGTGGGGGAGCCTGGTGTTTGGTGTGTTGCCCAACATGCCGGGGGTGAGCTGGCAGGGACATCTGGGCGGATTCATTGGCGGGGTGTTGGCGGCGCGGGCGTTTCGAAGAGCGTAGGCAGCGGCATCAGCCGTGGTCCGGAAGTCGCTCGATGAAATCGGCATCGGCGAGATCCTGCGGTCGACCAGTCGCGCGCTTGTTTCTAAGCAATGAGGCGCGATCGATGAACCAGACCGGTACACCGTCAATCGTCCCGCCGACTTTTGTCGACCAGGCATCATCAAACGACACGGCATACAACCGCGTCAAGAGGTCAACGCGATTCGGCGCGCGTCCCAGTTGGATCATCCGATCGTCGGCAGCGAAATCCGCAGCCGACAGCCCATCCGACGCGAAACCGAATTCGCGCAATGCCCGTACAATGCGCGACCCATTCTCCTCAGTGGGTCGGACATAGCAGTCCAGATCCTCAGTGAATCGCGGATGTCCGTGAAACGCTACGGCGTGACCGCCGACGACGATGTACTCAACGTGGTTCGAGCTGAACAACGCGAGCAACTCGCGCAAATCCTTGTGTAGTCTCTCCACGGGCCTCCCTGTACCACGCGATGAGATCCAGCGCCCGATCAAGGCGCTGTTGCGGTGTCATCGCCGACAATTCTTCCCGGTCGGCCTGCGCCGCGTCATCGTGCGACTTGAAGATTCGGATCACACGTTCCATGGATGGAAACTATTGTCTGGCGGGCCCCGTCGCACTTACACCTTGTGCGTGGACAACAGCAAACTCGTCTCCGAGTTCGACACGCCCTTGATGGTGCGAATGCCGCGCAGTGCCTCGTCAAACGTCTCAAGACTGTCGGTCGCCACCTCGGCCACGATGTCCCATCGGCCATTGGTGGTGTGCAACGCCCGCACCTCGGGATAGCCGCGCAACGCCTTGAGAATGGCGTCGGAGCGATCGCCCTCCACGCTGATCATCATCACGGCCCGCACGCGATGCGCGGCCACCTCGGGCGTGGTGCGAACCGTGAACCCCAACAGCACCCGCTGCTCGATGAGGCGATCGATGCGGTTCTGCACGGTGCCGCGGGATACACCCAACTGCTTGGCCAGCTGCGCGACTGATACCCGGGCGTTCTCGCGGAGCAAAGAAATGAGTCGGAGGTCCTGACTATCCATGGTTGAGTTCGCTAGATAACGAGGAATAGAGCATAATGTCAATAGCTAGTGCCAAAACGCCAAAAAGACAAGCAAATATGTGCATATATCTAGCTTGTTGCTAACACTGGCCGGCGACAGCTTCCAGTCATGTCACCAACACTGCTCGATTCACCCGTCTATTCACTGCGCCCGGGTTCCTTTCCCGTTCGCCGGACGCCGGCCCCGACACCCTCTGGCACCGTCCAGCTGATTGGCGTGCCCATGGACCTCGGCGCCAGTCGCCGCGGTGTGGATATGGGCCCGTCAGCGATGCGGCTGGCCAATCTCAGCGAGTTGCTGCAGCGATTGGGATTGGTGGTGGACGACATCGGCAACGTGACCGTGCCCGACCGCGCGTCGATTGCCACCACCCTCGCCGCGCGGCTGGCCGCCATCACCGATGTCTGCGAGGAAGTCGCGCACTTGACCGCGACGGCCGTCCGCGACGGCGTACGTCCGCTGGTCATCGGTGGCGATCACTCGCTGGCGGCAGGTTCGGTGGCCGGAACAGCCACCGCGCTGGCTGAACGTGGCGAACGCGTGGGGCTGATCTGGCTGGACGCGCACGGCGATCTCAACACACCAAATACCAGTTTGAGCGGCAACGTGCATGGTATGCCGGTCGCTCACCTGCTGGGTCTGGGCGATCACCGCTTGTCACACCTGGCCAGCACGTTTCCGGCGGTGCGACCGGAGCATCTCGTGTATGTGGGGCTGCGCGATCTCGACGACGCCGAGAAGGCGCTCATCGCTGAGTTGGGATTGCAGGCGTTCACCATGCGCGACATTGACGAGCGTGGACTCCGCTCGGTGATGGATGAAGCGGTGGCGATTGCCACACACGGCACCGGTGGCGTGCACCTCTCGTGCGATGCCGACTGGATTGATCCCCGCGAAGCCCCGGGCGTTGGCACGCCGGTGCGCGGTGGCGCCACGCTGCGGGAAGCACATCTCGCCATGGAGATTATTCACGATTCCGGTGCGTTGTTGGCCATGGACCTGGTGGAGATCAACCCGATTCTGGATCGCCAGAATCACACCGCGGAACTGGCCGCTGAACTGATCGCGAGCGCCTTCGGGCGCCGCATTCTCTGAACCGCGATTCCGGAGCCCATGACGATGTCCGACCTCTTGAGCGGTTCCGCCGCACTGATGAGCGCGACCGACGAGTGCATCGCCCGCGAAGACGCGTGGGGTGCCCACAATTACCATCCGCTCGACCTGGTCATTGAAAGCGCACTAGGCGCCTGGGTGACCGACGTGGAAGGGAAGCGCTATCTCGATTGCCTGAGTGCGTACTCGGCGGTGAACCAGGGCCACTGTCATCCGCGCATTCTTGCCACACTCGTCGAACAGGCGTCACGGGTGACGCTGACGTCCCGGGCGTTTCGTAACGAGCAGCTTGGCGCGTTCTGCGAAGAGCTGGCGCAGCTGTGCGGCATGGAGATGGTGTTGCCGATGAACACCGGGGCCGAGGCGGTGGAGACGGCCATCAAGGCCGCACGCCGCTGGGGCTATCGCGAGAAAGGTATTCCCGATGGGCAGGCCACCATCATCGCGTTCGAGAACAATTTCCACGGACGCACCACCACCATCGTGGGCTTCTCGTCGGAGCCCGCGTATCGCGAGCACTTTGGACCGTTCGCGCCAGGCTTCGTGCTGGTGCCTTTCGGTGACATCGCGGCCGTGCGCGCGGCCATGACGTCGAACACGTGCGCCGTGCTCATCGAGCCGATTCAGTGTGAAGCGGGCGTGCTCATGCCGCCCGACGGTTTCA contains these protein-coding regions:
- the rocD gene encoding ornithine--oxo-acid transaminase, whose product is MSATDECIAREDAWGAHNYHPLDLVIESALGAWVTDVEGKRYLDCLSAYSAVNQGHCHPRILATLVEQASRVTLTSRAFRNEQLGAFCEELAQLCGMEMVLPMNTGAEAVETAIKAARRWGYREKGIPDGQATIIAFENNFHGRTTTIVGFSSEPAYREHFGPFAPGFVLVPFGDIAAVRAAMTSNTCAVLIEPIQCEAGVLMPPDGFMRELSALCREQNVLLIADEIQTGLGRTGRLFACDHDDVQPDMYVLGKALSGGFYPVSAVVSRKDVLGVFGPGSHGSTFGGNPLGCAVARTALQVMQDEQLVERSAELGAWFLAQVRTIDHPSIKAVRGRGLMVAIELNEKARPFCEALKERGMLCKETHDFVLRLSPPLVVSKDDLGWAVEQLRAVFAAH
- the rocF gene encoding arginase, with translation MSPTLLDSPVYSLRPGSFPVRRTPAPTPSGTVQLIGVPMDLGASRRGVDMGPSAMRLANLSELLQRLGLVVDDIGNVTVPDRASIATTLAARLAAITDVCEEVAHLTATAVRDGVRPLVIGGDHSLAAGSVAGTATALAERGERVGLIWLDAHGDLNTPNTSLSGNVHGMPVAHLLGLGDHRLSHLASTFPAVRPEHLVYVGLRDLDDAEKALIAELGLQAFTMRDIDERGLRSVMDEAVAIATHGTGGVHLSCDADWIDPREAPGVGTPVRGGATLREAHLAMEIIHDSGALLAMDLVEINPILDRQNHTAELAAELIASAFGRRIL
- a CDS encoding peroxiredoxin, which gives rise to MESTTRSGRTCAGNARPTHPSAASAAPDFTADTTEGPIHFHEWIGDHFAILFSHPKNYTPVCTTELGSMAGLKPEFDKRHTKVIGLSADPVSEHAGWAKDIEETQGHKVTFPMIGDADLHVAKLYDMLPEEAVPGQRTPKDNETVRSVFIIGPDKKVKAILMYPMSSGRNFAEVLRLLDSVQLTATHAVSTPANWQQGQDVIISNAVSNEEAAKKYPQGFKTIKPYLRTVAQPQ
- a CDS encoding serine hydrolase — translated: MGPSVVSAVKSGAALAALGCVGRALPAQVLPERVVDSIVTRALKAFPTPGVAVVVVQDGKVVVAKGYGVKTLGDTARVTPTTRFGIASNTKVFTATALGLLVEEGKLEWDAPVIRYLPQFAMYDPFVTRELTVRDLLVHRSGLGLGAGDLLWWPASTYSRKDIMYRLRFIKPATSFRSAYAYDNVLYLVAGEIIESVSGMSWERFVEERILRKVGMTHTTSRHGDAAAPGDVATTHAPVNGALRVIAPMTSDNTNPAGGINSGAIDMAKWVLTQLDSGKVADGTRLFRASTARQLWAPVTPTPIGTPPPELAPLQRDFGFYALGLNVIDFRGRKTLHHTGGLPGYLSSVAMVPSARAAVVVLTNDESSTFLALTWALLDRALNAPSFDWIGGYAALTARQDRALVDAAKGAQASPDSVSRPSLALEKYAGTYEDAWYGDVTVTHEQGTLVMRFSHTPQLVGDMVPWQHDTFLVRWRDRELRADAYATFALLPDGRIDQVKLLPASPDVDFSFDFADLLLQPKRAARP
- a CDS encoding Lrp/AsnC family transcriptional regulator translates to MDSQDLRLISLLRENARVSVAQLAKQLGVSRGTVQNRIDRLIEQRVLLGFTVRTTPEVAAHRVRAVMMISVEGDRSDAILKALRGYPEVRALHTTNGRWDIVAEVATDSLETFDEALRGIRTIKGVSNSETSLLLSTHKV
- a CDS encoding rhomboid family intramembrane serine protease; translated protein: MSVAKRSAGSLMKTMQLQATVLGSSLGAAWLTLALNVLSGGALLPYGIVPRSVTGLRGILFAPFLHANLAHLTANTGSFVVLGWLVMLRDKRHFGRVTLAAALTSGITSWLLGAPGSVHIGASGVIFGYLGFLMVSGWYARTFASIGLSIGVTAVWGSLVFGVLPNMPGVSWQGHLGGFIGGVLAARAFRRA